DNA from Micromonospora nigra:
CTCGCCACCGTCGCGATGGCCGCCGGCACGGTGGCGGGCTGCACGGGCGGCGGGGACGACACCGGCGACGGCGCGACACCGGCCGCCGCACGATCCGCCACGCCGTCGGCCAGCCCGAGCCCGACCGGGCCACCGCCCGGCGCGGACATCACCGGCCCACTCACCCTGCTGCTGGTGGGGGTGGACACCCGGGTCAGTGTCCCCGACTGGGAGCCGCACGCCGACGCCGTGCTGCTGGCGCACGTGCCCAGGGGGCTCGACCGGGCGTACCTGTTCTCACTGCCCCGCGACCTGGTGGTCGACATCCCGGCATACCCCGAGGCCGGCTACCGCGGCGGGCGGACCAAGCTCACCCACGCCATGAGCTACGGCAGCCGGGCGCCGGGGCGGCGCGGGAAGCCGGACACCGCCCAGGGGTACGAGTTGCTGCGCGCCACCGTCGCCGGCTACACGGGGCTGCGCATCGACGCCGGAGCGGTGATCACCTTCAGCGGCTTCGACGACCTGGTGGACGCCCTCGGCGGCGTCGACATCCGGGTGGACCAGCGGGTCACCTCCCTGCACCGGCGCCCCGACGGCCGGCACCGCGAGCCGGTGCCCGGCGGCTACGCCGGACCGCAGATGGTCTACGAGCCGGGGATGCGGCACCTGACCGGCTGGCAGGCGCTGGACTACGCCCGCCAGCGTTACCTGCCCGGTGGCGACTACAGCCGCCAGCGGCACCACCAGCAGCTCCTGCGGGCGATCATCGGCAAGATCCACGACCAGGGGCTGGCCCGGCAGCCGGACCGGGTCGAACAGGTGGTCGCCGCGCTCGGCGAGACCCTGCTCTACGTGGGCGGACGGCGGATCGTCGACCTCGCGTACGCCCTGGGCGGCCTGTCGCCGCAGGCGTTCACCCTGGTCGGCCTGCCCGGCGCGTCGATCGGGCGGGGCCGTGCCTACCGCGGCGAGGAGCTGACCCGCGCCGGGCGCGGCTTCCTCACCGCCCTACGCGCCGGCCGCACCGACCCCTACCTCGCCGAGCACCCCGCCCTCCGGGTCACGGCCTGACCGTCCCGCTCACCAGGTGACCGCACGGCGATCCCGCCGTGCGACGCGCCGGGCGGGGAGGACGGACAGGGCCTCGGTCGCCGGGCGCGCAGACCTGCGCCGGGGGCGTCGAGCTGCCGGCCTGACGCACTCGGCCGGGCACGCCCGTCCGCGTCACGGCAGCTCTGGGGCCGTGGTTCCGGACAACCACGCGTCGAAGAACGGCCCGAGGTCGCGCCCGCTGACCCGCTCGGCGTGCGTGACGAAGTCGTCGGTGGTCGCGTTGTCGTCGCGCCGCTGCGCCGTCCAGGTGCGCAGGACACGGAAGAAGGCGTCGTCACCCACGGTGCGCCGCAGCGCGTGGACGGTCAGCGCGCCCCGCCGGTACACGGCGGTGCCGAAGAGCTGACCGGGGCCCGGATCGAGGGTCGGACGGGACCAGTCCGTCGCGGCGTACTGGGCCTCGAAGATGCGCTGCGCGCTGCGACCGCCGTCGTGCTCCTCCCACAGCCACTCGGCATAGCTGGCGAAGCCCTCGTTGAGCCAGATGTCGCGCCAACTGCTCAGCGCCACGCTGTTGCCGAACCACTGGTGGGCCAGCTCGTGCGCCACCACCGACAGGTTTGGCTCGGCGCGGAAGAAGCCGGGCCCGTACACCGGCCGGGACTGGGTCTCCAGGGCGTAGCCGATGCGGTTGTCGGTGACGGCGACCCCGCCGTACGCGGCGAACGGGTACGGCCCGAAGCGGGTGGCCAGGTAGTCGGCGATCTCTCCGGTGCGCGCCAGCGACACCGCCTGCGGGCTGTCGGCGGGCAGTTCGGCCGGCACGGCGGTGACCAGCGGCAGCCCTCGGTGGGTGCCGTTGGTGACCCGGTAGTCGCCGACCACCAGGGTCGTCAGGTAGCTCGCCATGGGGAAGCGTTCCGCCCACCGCCAGGTGACCCAGCCGTCGGCGCTGGACCGTTGCCCCGGCACCCCGTTGCTCAGGGCGGTGAGCCCCTCGGGGACGGTCACCTCGATGTCGTACGTGGCCTTGTCGGAGGGGTGGTCGTTGACCGGGAACCAGGTGGCCGCCGAGCGTGGCTGGCCGAGGGCGATCGCGCCGTCGTCGGTGTGCAGGAAACCGCCGAGACCGAGCGCACCGTCGCCCGACGGGGCGGGCACTCCGGCATAGCTGACCGCCGTGGTGAAATCGTCGCCCTGCGGCAGCCCCCGGGGCGGGGTGACCACCAGCTCGTCGCCGGCCCGGCGGTGCTCGGCCCGCGCCCCGTCGACGGTGACCTCGTCGACCGTCAGACCGGCGAGGTCCAGGTTGAACCGGGACAGGCCCTGGGTGGCGGTCGCGGCGATCTCCGTACGGCCGATGAGCCGGTCGGTGGCGGGGTCGTAGCGGATCGCGAGGCGGTAGTGGGTCACGTCGTAGCCGCCGTTGCCGCTGCCGGGCACGTACGGGTCGCCGAGGTCGGCGGCACCCGGCCGGAAACCGGGACCGTCGGGCCCGTCCCGGGTCACGGCCACGCCCACCAGTACGGCAGCCGCAGCCACGGCCACCGCCAGCGCCACCCCGCGTCGGCGGCCCGCTCCACTGCTCATCGGTCGAGAACCAGGCCGACCTTCTGGAACTCCTTCAGGTCGCGGTAGCCACACTTGGCCATCGCCCGCCGCAGGCCGCCGAACAGGTTGAGCTGGCCGTCGGGCTCGTCGGCCGGGCCGAACAGCAAACGCTCCATCGAGCCGATCGGCTCACCTGCCACCTCGAACGCGCCCCGGGGCAGCGACGGGTGGCTGGCGGCGGAGTGCCACCAGGCGCCGCCGGCCGGGGCCTCCTCGCACAGCGACAGCGGCTCACCGAGCATCACCGCGTCCGCGCCGCAGCCCAGCGCCTTGGCGATGTCACCCGAGGTCTGCACGTCGCCGTCGGCGATGAGGTGCACGTACCGGCCGCCGGTCTCGTCGAGGTAGTCCCGACGGGCCGCCGCCGCGTCGGCGATCGCCGTGGCCATCGGCACCCGGATGCCGAGCACCGACTCGGTGGTCGACCAGTCGTCGCCACCGATACCGACGATGACGCCGGCCGCGCCGGTACGCATCAGGTGCAGGGCGGTCTTGTAGTCGGTGCAGCCGCCGACGAGGACCGGCAGGTCGAGGTCGGCGATGAACTCCTTGAGGTTCAGCGGCTCGTCGGTGGTGGAGACGTGCTCGGCGGAGACGATGGTGCCCTGGATGACCAGGATGTCGACACCCGCGTCGAGGATCACCGGGGCCAGTGCCAGGGTGTGCTGCGGGGAGACCCGCACGGCCACCGTGCCGCCGCCGGCGCGCAGCTCGCTGACCCGCTCGGTGATCAGGTCGGGTCGGATGGGCTCCGAGTAGACCTCCTGGAGGCGCTTGGTCGCGCGGGCGTCCTCGCCCAGGCCGGCCAGGTCCTCCAGCACCTTCGTCGGATTCTCGTAGCGGGTCCACAGGCCCTCGACGTTGAGCACGCCCAGGCCGCCGAGCTGACCGAGCCGCACGGCGGACGCGGGGCTCATTGTGGCGTCGGACGGGTGCGCGACGCAGGGGATGCCGAACTGGTAGGCGTCGAGCTGCCAGCCCGTGGAGACGTCGTCGACGTCGCGGGTCCGGCGGCTCGGCACGATGGCGATGTCGTCCAGGTGGTAGCCGCGCTGCGCGGTCTTGCCCAGCCCGATCTCGACCACGTCACGCATGGGGACTCCAGGTTGTTTGAGGGGACGGTCAGCGGGAGTGGTAGTTGGGCGCCTCGACCGTCATCTGGATGTCGTGCGGGTGGCTCTCCTTGAGCCCGGCCGCCGTGATCCGGATGAGCTGGCCCCGGCGGTGCAGCTCCGGGATGCTCTCCGCGCCGACGTACCCCATCGCGGCACGCAGGCCACCGATGAGCTGGTGGGCGACCGCGGACAGCGGGCCCCGGTAGGGCACCTGGCCCTCCACGCCCTCGGGGACGAGCTTGTCCTCGGCGAGCACGTCCTGCTGGAAGTAGCGGTCCTTCGAGTAGGACTTGGCCTGCCCCCGGGACTGCATCGCGCCGAGCGACCCCATCCCCCGGTACGCCTTGTACTGCTTGCCGTTGATGAAGATCAGCTCACCGGGGCTCTCCTCGCAACCGGCGAGCAGGCTGCCCAGCATCACCGTGTCCGCGCCGGCGACCAGCGCCTTGGCGATGTCGCCGGAGTACTGGATGCCGCCGTCGCCGATCACCGGCACCCCGGCCGGACCGGCCGCGCGGGCGGCCTCCATGATCGCGGTGATCTGCGGTACGCCCACGCCGGCCACGATCCGGGTGGTGCAGATGGCACCGGGCCCGACGCCGACCTTCACGCCGTCCGCACCCGCCTCGACCAGCGCCCTCGCGCCGGCATAGGTGGCGACGTTGCCGCCGACGATGTCGATCGGCACGTCTTTCTTGAGCCGGGCGACCATCTCCAGCACGGCGCGCTGGTGGCCGTGGGCGGTGTCCACGATCAGCACGTCCACGCCCGCGTCGACCAGGGTGCGGGCCCGCTTGTACGCGTCCTCGCCCACCCCGATGGCGGCGGCGACCCGCAGCCGGCCCGCGTCGTCCTTGGTGGCGTTGGGGTACTGCTCGCTCTTGGTGAAGTCCTTGACGGTGATCAGCCCGCGCAGCCGGCCGGTCTCGTCGACGATCGGCAGCTTCTCGACCTTGTGCTGACGCAGCAGCGCCAGGGCGTCGTCCTTGCTGACGCCGACCCGGGCGGTGATCAGCGGGGTGCGGGTCATGATCTCGCGGACCGGGGTGGCCGGGTCGGAGACGAAGCGCATGTCGCGGTTGGTGACGATGCCGACCAGCTCGCCCTGCGCGTCCACCACCGGCACGCCGGAGATGCGGTACCGCCCACAGAGCTGGTCGACCTCGCGGAGGGTGTCGTCCGGGCTGGCCGTCACCGGATTGGTGATCATGCCGGACTCGGAACGCTTGACCAGGTCGACCTGGAGGGCCTGGTCCTCCAGGGAGAGATTGCGGTGCAGCACGCCGATGCCGCCCTGCCGGGCCATCGCGATCGCCATCCGCGCCTCGGTCACCGTGTCCATCGCGCTGGACAGCAACGGGATGGACAACTCCACGTTGCGGGTGAGCCGGGTACGGGTGTTGACCCGGCTGGGAACGACGTCCGACTCGCCCGGCTGGAGCAGCACGTCGTCGAAGGTCAACCCCAGCGGGACCACCCGGGCGGAGCCGGCCGGCAGCTCCGGCAGGTGCCCACCCCACTCGCCGCCCTCGGCGCCGGCGGAACGGTCGGTGCGGGGCGAATTCTCCACGATTGCTCTCCTGAGCTGCTCGAACGGGCTTCAGCGAGGTGGCGCGAGGGCACCGGCGTACGCCGGGCGAGGGCGCGTCGTCCCATCGTACCCAGTGACCTGGCCGACCCTCGGTGCGGCGGGGCCGGGCGCGGACGGGGCCGCGTCGCGGACGCCGGTCGGGCGCGGACAGGGCCGGGGGCGGGCATCGGCCGAGGCTTGGGTCTACGGTGAGGGGGTGCAAGACGAGCCCATCGACCCGTTCACCGGCGACCCGGCCGACCCGGCCGCCGGCCTGCACGACTCCGGCGACGACGCCCCGCTCGACCCGCTGACCGACGTCGAACGGCAGGACGTGCTGGAGGATCTCGCCGACCTGGAGATCTACCAGGCCCTGCTCTCACCGATCGGGGTCCGTGGTCTGGTCATCGAGTGCGAGGACTGCCGGGAGCCGCACTACTTCGACTGGGACCTGCTGCGGGGCAACCTGCGCCACCTGCTCAACTCAGGACGGCCGCGGGTGCACGAGCCGGCGTTCGACCCCGATCCGGACCACTACGTCACGTGGGACTACGCGCGGGGGTACGCCGACGGTGTGCACGACACGCTGACCGAAGGCGCGGAGGACAAGGACGAGTCCGACCCGAGCCCGGCCTGACCGGCACCACCACTCGGAACGGGCCACCGCTCGGAACGGGCCACCCGCTCGGAACAGGCCACCGCTCGGAACGGGCCACCGCTCAGGCGACCAGGCCGGCGCGGAAGCCGGCGGCCACGGCGTGCGCCCGATCGCGGGCACCCAGCTTGCGGAAGAGGCGGCGGGCGTGGGTCTTGACGGTGTCCTCCGAGACGAACAACTCCCGGCCGATCTCCGCGTTGCTCTTGCCCTCGGCCATCCCGAGCAGCACCTGGAGTTCCCGCTCCGTCAGACCCACCGGAGTGGACCCGGCGCGCTGCCGGTTCCCACCCCGCGCGTTCGGCTCCTCCGGGGCCTCGGCACCCTCGGCCGGGTCGTCCCCGCGCTGCACCGGCACCACCGACGGCCCGGTGCCGGCCGCTTCGGCGGAGCCCGCCGGCCAGGCGGGCGGGGTGTCGGTCGGGGGCCGTCCGCCGGGGGCGGACCGGACGACGCCGCCCACCGCCGCGGCGTCGCGGGCCGGGTCGGTGATTCGGTGCCGGCTCGCCCGGCCCGGCGCGGCCAGCAGCAACAACGCCTTCGCCACCGCACTGGTCAGGTCGTGGTCGACGCCCTGGATCAGGCCGCGGGCCCCGGCGCTGATGGTCGCCGCCGCGGCCTCCGACTCCTCGGCGCCCAGCAGCAGCACGGCGGCCTGCGGCGACCGGGCGAGCACCCGCCGGACGAAGCCGGCGCTGTCGGGCCGGGTGAGCGCCGTGTCGACGAGCACCACGTCGGCGGGACGCTCGGCGAGCCGGAGCATCACCTCGGGATCGGAGACGGCCGTCCGGACGACGGCAGCCAGCCCCAACCGCGCCGCCGCGGAGGTCAGATGCTGGGCGGCAAGCGGTGTCCGAACGCACACGAGCACGGTACGCACTGTGGTCTCCTCTCCGCCCACGAGCAGACCATGACCCGGTCGACTCAGGAGGAGGTTCCGGGCAATCCTCCGAACTTTTGCGACATTTTGGTCATCTGGGGCATGTCGTCAAGGCTTTCGGATCACACACGTGTGAGTTGCCGACGGGCCGGGTACCGAGGGCCACAGGCCGGGAACGGTGCGCCTGCGCGGCCCGCCGCCCGGACAGCCGGCCAACAACGGATCTCGCGGTGCCGCGCGGGAGGAGGGGTGCTGATGTCGAACGTACGCAGACTGCCCGGACCCATCGTCGATCTCTGGGACTGGCAGCGCCTGGGAGCCTGCCGGGGTCGCGACAGCGCCCAGTTCTTCCACCCCGACGGCGAACGGGGCTCCTCCCGGCTGCGCCGCGAATCCGGTGCCAAGTCCGTCTGCCGCGCCTGCCCCGTCCGCGCCGAGTGCGCCGCACACGCCCTCGCCGTCCGCGAACCGTACGGCGTCTGGGGTGGCTTCAGCGAGTCGGAGCGGCTGCGCCTGCTCGCCCTCGGCTGGGAGGACCTGGCGGACCGCCGGCAGGCACGGGTCGACATCAACCGCCTGGAAGCCCGGCTGGGCAGCACCCACCGGTCGACCGTCCCCGCCCAGCGCACCGCCGCCGACAACACCCGGCGCAACGTCGCCTGATCCCCGGAAGACCTCACCCGACGCCGCGCCCCGGACCCCGGGGCGCGGCGTCGCGCCGGGGATGGGCGGCCGGAAGCTGGACCGCCGCGCACCGAACTTCCGACCCGCCTGGGCGGTGCCGCCGGCCCCCGAGATCGCCGGGGGGCCGCCGCCGCCCTTCGACGCACCCCTCACCGACCGGGCAGCCGTCAGCGGACGGTGACCTCGACGGTGTGCCAGCCGGTCGCGCCGTCGGGGGCCACCGGTGAACGCCGGGCCGTCTGGGTCTCGCCGTCGCGGTCGGTCGCCCGCACCTGGAGGGTGTGCTCGCCGACGGTCGCCGGCCACCGCCACGACCACTGCACCCAGGTGTCCACCGACACCGTGGGGGCGAGCGTCGCCCGCTGCCAGGGACCTCCGTCCACCCGTACCTCCACCTGGCTGATCCCCCGACGCTGGGCCCAGGCGACTCCGGCCACCACCACCTCACCGGCGGTCAGCCGGTTACGCGGGCGGGGCGTGTCGATACGTGACTGGGTCTTCACCGGCGCCTGCTCCGACCAGCCGCGCGGCACCCAGTACGCGTCGAAGTCGGCGAAGCTCGTCAGTTCCAGCTCGGTCACCCACTTGCACGCCGACACGTAGCCGTAGAGGCCCGGCACCACCATGCGTACCGGGAAGCCGTGCTCGACCGGCAGGGGCTCCCCGTTCATCCCCACCGCCAGCAGGGCGTCCCGCCCGTCGCGCAGGGCCGCCGTGGGGGTGCCACAGGTCCAGCCGTCCACCGAGCGCCCGACCACCTGATCGGCGCCGTCCAGCGGCTGTGCCTCGTCCAGCAACTCCCTGATCGGCACGCCGAGCCACCGGGCGTTGCCGATCAGGTCGCCGCCCACCTCGTTGGAGACGCAGGCGAGGGTGACGTACCGCTCGACCATCGGCCGGGCCAGCAGGTCGGCGTAGCTCAACTCGATCGGGTTGCGGACGCGGCCATGGACGCGCAACCGCCAGGTGGCCGGATCCACCTGCGGCACCACCAGCGCGGTGTCGATCCGGTAGAACGCGTTGTTCGAGGTCACGTACGAGGCGACCGGGGTCGGTCCGAGGTCCGCCCCGGGCGGCACCGGTGGTGCGGCGGAGACCGGGGCGGGCAGCACCACCGCCTCCCGGGCCGCGGACACGCCGCGCCGGCCGGCGAGCCACCGCCCGGTGAGCCCGCCGACGGTGGCCGCACCGAGCAGCGTCCCCACCCCGGTGAGGAACCGCCGTCGCGACTCCGGGCCGGCACCCGCCCGCGCACCGGACGCCGGGGGCGGTTGCGGGGCCGCCGCGGCGGCGTCCGCCGGGATCGGCTGCGTGGGCGTCGCGGCGGCATCCGCCGGGGTCGGTGGCGACCAGGGCCAGGGATCGAGTTCCAGCGGACCGGCGACGAAGGCCCACAGCGTCAACGCGCCCAGCCCGCCGCCGACCAGCGACGGCAGCGCGTCGGCCGGGTCCGCGCCGGCCCGGGTCAGGGCCGCCACCACGCCGAGCAGGGCGAACGCCGCGATGCCGGTCAGGCCCACCGCCAGGCGGCGTACGGCCAGCATCCCCAGCACCGCGGCGACGCCGCCCAGCAGCAGCGCCGTACCCACCAGCAGGGCGATCTTGTCGTACGTGCCGAACAGGGTGATGCCCAGTTGCTTGAGCGGCTCGGGCACGGTGTCGACCACCAGCCCGCCCACCGCGACCAGCGGGGCGGAGCGGGGACCCGTCGACACCGCCACCAGTTCGGCGGAGCCGATCGCCACCGTGGCGGCGGTGAACCCGGCGAGGGCGGCGTAGCGGGGGGTCGTGCTGCTCATCGGCCCAGTCTTTCCGACCGGCCGGTTGATCCGGTAGCCGTGTCAGCGTTCCGTAATCACCTGCCCAGCCGCGAAGGGGGTGCCGGACAGGGTGGTGCGCGGGTTCAGGGGTGCGCGAGCGGGCCTGCGCGCGAGCGGCGGGGTGCGTGGGCGAGGTGGTGCGCAGGCGGTGGGCGACAACAACGGCGACGGGGCACGTCGTCGGATGACGACGTGCCCCGCGTACCGCTGGGGTCAGAAGCCCGGGCCGTGCTGGTGGCCGTGGCCGTGCGAGTGGCCGTGACCACCGGCGGCGGCCGGCTCCGCCTCCTTCGGCTTCTCC
Protein-coding regions in this window:
- a CDS encoding WhiB family transcriptional regulator, with translation MSNVRRLPGPIVDLWDWQRLGACRGRDSAQFFHPDGERGSSRLRRESGAKSVCRACPVRAECAAHALAVREPYGVWGGFSESERLRLLALGWEDLADRRQARVDINRLEARLGSTHRSTVPAQRTAADNTRRNVA
- the guaB gene encoding IMP dehydrogenase — translated: MENSPRTDRSAGAEGGEWGGHLPELPAGSARVVPLGLTFDDVLLQPGESDVVPSRVNTRTRLTRNVELSIPLLSSAMDTVTEARMAIAMARQGGIGVLHRNLSLEDQALQVDLVKRSESGMITNPVTASPDDTLREVDQLCGRYRISGVPVVDAQGELVGIVTNRDMRFVSDPATPVREIMTRTPLITARVGVSKDDALALLRQHKVEKLPIVDETGRLRGLITVKDFTKSEQYPNATKDDAGRLRVAAAIGVGEDAYKRARTLVDAGVDVLIVDTAHGHQRAVLEMVARLKKDVPIDIVGGNVATYAGARALVEAGADGVKVGVGPGAICTTRIVAGVGVPQITAIMEAARAAGPAGVPVIGDGGIQYSGDIAKALVAGADTVMLGSLLAGCEESPGELIFINGKQYKAYRGMGSLGAMQSRGQAKSYSKDRYFQQDVLAEDKLVPEGVEGQVPYRGPLSAVAHQLIGGLRAAMGYVGAESIPELHRRGQLIRITAAGLKESHPHDIQMTVEAPNYHSR
- a CDS encoding helix-turn-helix transcriptional regulator, whose translation is MRTVLVCVRTPLAAQHLTSAAARLGLAAVVRTAVSDPEVMLRLAERPADVVLVDTALTRPDSAGFVRRVLARSPQAAVLLLGAEESEAAAATISAGARGLIQGVDHDLTSAVAKALLLLAAPGRASRHRITDPARDAAAVGGVVRSAPGGRPPTDTPPAWPAGSAEAAGTGPSVVPVQRGDDPAEGAEAPEEPNARGGNRQRAGSTPVGLTERELQVLLGMAEGKSNAEIGRELFVSEDTVKTHARRLFRKLGARDRAHAVAAGFRAGLVA
- a CDS encoding LCP family protein, yielding MQRRRLRWGLAVLATVAMAAGTVAGCTGGGDDTGDGATPAAARSATPSASPSPTGPPPGADITGPLTLLLVGVDTRVSVPDWEPHADAVLLAHVPRGLDRAYLFSLPRDLVVDIPAYPEAGYRGGRTKLTHAMSYGSRAPGRRGKPDTAQGYELLRATVAGYTGLRIDAGAVITFSGFDDLVDALGGVDIRVDQRVTSLHRRPDGRHREPVPGGYAGPQMVYEPGMRHLTGWQALDYARQRYLPGGDYSRQRHHQQLLRAIIGKIHDQGLARQPDRVEQVVAALGETLLYVGGRRIVDLAYALGGLSPQAFTLVGLPGASIGRGRAYRGEELTRAGRGFLTALRAGRTDPYLAEHPALRVTA
- a CDS encoding molybdopterin-dependent oxidoreductase gives rise to the protein MSSTTPRYAALAGFTAATVAIGSAELVAVSTGPRSAPLVAVGGLVVDTVPEPLKQLGITLFGTYDKIALLVGTALLLGGVAAVLGMLAVRRLAVGLTGIAAFALLGVVAALTRAGADPADALPSLVGGGLGALTLWAFVAGPLELDPWPWSPPTPADAAATPTQPIPADAAAAAPQPPPASGARAGAGPESRRRFLTGVGTLLGAATVGGLTGRWLAGRRGVSAAREAVVLPAPVSAAPPVPPGADLGPTPVASYVTSNNAFYRIDTALVVPQVDPATWRLRVHGRVRNPIELSYADLLARPMVERYVTLACVSNEVGGDLIGNARWLGVPIRELLDEAQPLDGADQVVGRSVDGWTCGTPTAALRDGRDALLAVGMNGEPLPVEHGFPVRMVVPGLYGYVSACKWVTELELTSFADFDAYWVPRGWSEQAPVKTQSRIDTPRPRNRLTAGEVVVAGVAWAQRRGISQVEVRVDGGPWQRATLAPTVSVDTWVQWSWRWPATVGEHTLQVRATDRDGETQTARRSPVAPDGATGWHTVEVTVR
- a CDS encoding M1 family metallopeptidase; translation: MSSGAGRRRGVALAVAVAAAAVLVGVAVTRDGPDGPGFRPGAADLGDPYVPGSGNGGYDVTHYRLAIRYDPATDRLIGRTEIAATATQGLSRFNLDLAGLTVDEVTVDGARAEHRRAGDELVVTPPRGLPQGDDFTTAVSYAGVPAPSGDGALGLGGFLHTDDGAIALGQPRSAATWFPVNDHPSDKATYDIEVTVPEGLTALSNGVPGQRSSADGWVTWRWAERFPMASYLTTLVVGDYRVTNGTHRGLPLVTAVPAELPADSPQAVSLARTGEIADYLATRFGPYPFAAYGGVAVTDNRIGYALETQSRPVYGPGFFRAEPNLSVVAHELAHQWFGNSVALSSWRDIWLNEGFASYAEWLWEEHDGGRSAQRIFEAQYAATDWSRPTLDPGPGQLFGTAVYRRGALTVHALRRTVGDDAFFRVLRTWTAQRRDDNATTDDFVTHAERVSGRDLGPFFDAWLSGTTAPELP
- a CDS encoding GuaB3 family IMP dehydrogenase-related protein; translated protein: MRDVVEIGLGKTAQRGYHLDDIAIVPSRRTRDVDDVSTGWQLDAYQFGIPCVAHPSDATMSPASAVRLGQLGGLGVLNVEGLWTRYENPTKVLEDLAGLGEDARATKRLQEVYSEPIRPDLITERVSELRAGGGTVAVRVSPQHTLALAPVILDAGVDILVIQGTIVSAEHVSTTDEPLNLKEFIADLDLPVLVGGCTDYKTALHLMRTGAAGVIVGIGGDDWSTTESVLGIRVPMATAIADAAAARRDYLDETGGRYVHLIADGDVQTSGDIAKALGCGADAVMLGEPLSLCEEAPAGGAWWHSAASHPSLPRGAFEVAGEPIGSMERLLFGPADEPDGQLNLFGGLRRAMAKCGYRDLKEFQKVGLVLDR
- a CDS encoding DUF5319 domain-containing protein, with protein sequence MQDEPIDPFTGDPADPAAGLHDSGDDAPLDPLTDVERQDVLEDLADLEIYQALLSPIGVRGLVIECEDCREPHYFDWDLLRGNLRHLLNSGRPRVHEPAFDPDPDHYVTWDYARGYADGVHDTLTEGAEDKDESDPSPA